A region of Vigna radiata var. radiata cultivar VC1973A unplaced genomic scaffold, Vradiata_ver6 scaffold_252, whole genome shotgun sequence DNA encodes the following proteins:
- the LOC106755360 gene encoding aspartyl protease family protein 1-like isoform X1 gives MLSTTLSWPTATASSRGRKLSQIYAGLAFSDGNSTFRISSLGLYLFFSLILLLSLFKVEIGKSAVKFMVALDTESDLFWVPCDCTRCASTDSPTFASYFPNCRYQYIMTIKLLKLGKIDVYM, from the exons ATGCTGAGTACTACATTGAGTTGGCCGACCGCGACCGCTTCCTCTCGTGGCCGCAAACTCTCTCAAATCTACGCCGGTCTCGCTTTCTCAGATGGCAACTCCACCTTCCGCATCAGCTCCCTCGGATTGtacctttttttctctttgattcttctattatcattatttaaag TTGAAATAGGGAAATCGGCAGTGAAGTTCATGGTGGCGCTTGATACCGAAAGTGACCTGTTCTGGGTACCCTGTGATTGCACAAGATGTGCTTCTACTGATAGCCCAACCTTTGCTTCG TATTTTCCTAATTGCAGATACCAATATATCATGACAATCAAATTATTGAAGTTAGGGAAGATTGATGTTTACATGTAA
- the LOC106755360 gene encoding aspartic proteinase-like protein 1 isoform X2: MATPPSASAPSDFEIGKSAVKFMVALDTESDLFWVPCDCTRCASTDSPTFASYFPNCRYQYIMTIKLLKLGKIDVYM, encoded by the exons ATGGCAACTCCACCTTCCGCATCAGCTCCCTCGGATT TTGAAATAGGGAAATCGGCAGTGAAGTTCATGGTGGCGCTTGATACCGAAAGTGACCTGTTCTGGGTACCCTGTGATTGCACAAGATGTGCTTCTACTGATAGCCCAACCTTTGCTTCG TATTTTCCTAATTGCAGATACCAATATATCATGACAATCAAATTATTGAAGTTAGGGAAGATTGATGTTTACATGTAA